From Burkholderiales bacterium, one genomic window encodes:
- a CDS encoding tryptophan--tRNA ligase: protein MFAERVLSGMRPTGSLHLGHYHGVLKNWIRLQHEYECLFFVADWHALTTHYDSPHTIAENVWNMVIDWLAAGVNPASATLFIQSRVPEHAELHLLLSMMTPLGWLERVPTYKDQQEKLADRDLSTYGFLGYPLLQSADILIYRATRVPVGEDQVPHIEFTREIARRFNHLYGREPGFEEKAQLAVKKLGAKKARLYEELRTRYQQAGDEGALEAGKALIGEAQNLSLADRERLFGYLEGSGKMILPEPEALLTEASRMPGLDGQKMSKSYHNTIGLREAPDSVVKKIRTMPTDPARVRRTDPGTPEKCPVWQFHLVYSDDATRQWVREGCTTAGIGCLECKQPVIDAVLEEQKPMHERARPYEEDPTLVRNLVADGCEKARELAQETLREVRAAMGLDYD, encoded by the coding sequence ATGTTTGCTGAACGTGTACTTTCTGGCATGCGCCCGACGGGCAGTCTGCACCTCGGCCACTATCACGGGGTGCTGAAGAACTGGATTCGTCTGCAGCATGAATACGAGTGCCTGTTCTTCGTCGCGGACTGGCATGCGCTGACCACCCACTACGACAGCCCCCATACGATTGCGGAAAACGTCTGGAACATGGTCATCGACTGGCTGGCCGCCGGGGTCAACCCGGCCAGTGCGACGCTCTTCATCCAGTCCCGGGTGCCGGAGCATGCGGAGCTGCATCTGCTGTTGTCCATGATGACGCCCCTGGGTTGGCTGGAACGGGTGCCCACCTACAAGGACCAGCAGGAGAAACTCGCCGACCGGGACCTCTCCACCTATGGTTTCCTGGGCTATCCGCTTTTGCAAAGCGCCGACATCCTCATCTACCGCGCCACCCGGGTACCGGTGGGGGAGGATCAGGTGCCCCACATTGAATTCACGCGGGAGATCGCGCGCCGCTTCAATCACCTCTATGGGCGGGAGCCGGGCTTCGAGGAGAAGGCCCAGTTGGCGGTGAAGAAGCTGGGGGCGAAAAAGGCGCGCCTGTACGAGGAGCTGCGCACCCGCTATCAGCAGGCAGGCGACGAAGGGGCGCTGGAGGCGGGCAAGGCCCTGATCGGCGAAGCCCAGAATCTTTCCCTGGCCGACCGCGAGCGGCTCTTCGGCTACCTGGAGGGCAGCGGCAAGATGATCCTGCCCGAGCCGGAGGCGCTGCTTACCGAGGCCTCGCGCATGCCAGGGCTCGATGGCCAGAAAATGTCCAAGTCCTATCACAATACCATCGGCCTGCGCGAGGCACCCGACAGTGTGGTAAAAAAAATCCGCACCATGCCCACCGACCCGGCCCGCGTGCGCCGGACTGATCCTGGTACACCGGAAAAATGCCCGGTCTGGCAGTTCCACCTGGTCTACTCCGACGATGCCACCCGGCAGTGGGTGCGGGAGGGGTGCACCACGGCCGGCATCGGTTGCCTGGAGTGCAAGCAGCCGGTGATCGATGCCGTGCTCGAGGAACAAAAGCCCATGCACGAGCGCGCCCGACCCTATGAGGAGGACCCCACGCTGGTGCGCAATCTGGTCGCCGACGGCTGCGAAAAAGCGCGGGAACTGGCCCAGGAAACCCTGCGCGAGGTGCGCGCCGCCATGGGCCTCGACTACGACTGA
- a CDS encoding segregation/condensation protein A, which translates to MTEASAAPAAVHPPGIRARVYGEPLTELPADLYIPPDALEVILEAFEGPLDLLLYLIRRHNLDILDIPMAELCRQYIEYVERIRARQLELAAEYLVMAAMLTEIKSRMLLPRPPREEGAEEPEDPRAELVRRLLEYEQMKYAARRLDELPQVGRDLQLVRVYVEKIAGERLPQVSAADLAAAWEAIVARARRNVHHRITREELSVREHMSRLLRVLSVEGYKEFSELFNPAAGVPELVVTFLAILELAKQGAIRITQAEVYAPIYVKLADDDSDEPEPESR; encoded by the coding sequence ATGACCGAAGCCTCTGCCGCGCCCGCCGCGGTGCACCCGCCCGGTATTCGCGCGCGCGTCTATGGCGAGCCGCTGACGGAACTGCCGGCGGACCTCTACATCCCCCCCGATGCGCTGGAAGTGATCCTGGAGGCCTTCGAGGGGCCGCTGGATTTGCTGCTCTATCTCATCCGCCGGCACAATCTCGACATCCTGGACATTCCCATGGCGGAGCTGTGCCGCCAGTACATCGAATACGTGGAGCGTATCCGCGCCCGCCAACTGGAGCTCGCCGCGGAATATCTGGTGATGGCGGCCATGCTCACCGAGATCAAGTCCCGCATGCTGTTGCCCCGGCCGCCGCGGGAGGAGGGGGCGGAGGAGCCGGAGGACCCGCGGGCGGAGCTGGTGCGGCGGCTGCTGGAATACGAGCAGATGAAGTACGCGGCGCGCCGGCTTGACGAGCTGCCCCAGGTGGGCCGCGACCTGCAGCTCGTGCGGGTGTACGTGGAAAAAATCGCCGGGGAAAGGCTCCCCCAAGTGAGTGCGGCCGATCTCGCCGCCGCCTGGGAAGCCATCGTTGCCCGCGCCCGACGCAATGTGCACCATCGCATCACCCGCGAGGAACTCTCGGTGCGGGAACACATGAGCCGGCTGTTGCGGGTGCTCTCCGTGGAGGGGTACAAGGAATTCAGCGAGCTGTTCAATCCGGCCGCCGGCGTGCCGGAACTGGTGGTGACCTTCCTCGCCATCCTGGAGCTTGCCAAACAGGGTGCAATCCGCATCACCCAGGCGGAAGTCTATGCCCCCATCTACGTCAAACTCGCCGACGACGACAGCGATGAACCAGAACCTGAATCTCGATGA
- the scpB gene encoding SMC-Scp complex subunit ScpB, translating to MNLDEVKRVLEVALLASQEPLSLQQLARLFDTEIDHDNLRKVLDALRTDWADRGVELVQVASGWRFQTKPEYQVYLDRLHPEKPPRYSRAVLETLAIIAYRQPVTRGDIEAIRGVSVSPQILKTLEARGWIDQVGHREVPGRPALYATTKQFLDDLNLRSLQELPALDQFVADESLLLPQPEAASGEDEGQAGEAEVASTTAAADGEPVLRESIESAEDAAGARAGDTIEAVIEDLGGRGAETAAADV from the coding sequence CTGAATCTCGATGAGGTCAAGCGGGTGCTGGAGGTGGCCCTGCTTGCCAGCCAGGAACCCCTCTCCCTGCAGCAGCTTGCCCGGCTCTTCGACACGGAAATCGATCACGACAATCTGCGCAAGGTGCTCGACGCCTTGCGCACCGACTGGGCGGACCGCGGGGTGGAGCTGGTGCAGGTGGCAAGCGGCTGGCGCTTTCAGACCAAGCCGGAATACCAGGTGTATCTGGACCGTCTGCATCCGGAGAAACCCCCGCGGTATTCCCGGGCGGTGCTGGAGACGCTGGCCATCATCGCCTACCGCCAGCCGGTCACCCGCGGCGATATCGAGGCCATCCGCGGCGTTTCCGTCTCGCCGCAAATCCTGAAGACCCTGGAGGCGCGCGGCTGGATCGATCAGGTTGGGCACCGGGAGGTGCCGGGACGCCCCGCTCTCTATGCCACCACGAAACAGTTCCTGGACGACCTCAACCTGCGTTCCCTGCAGGAGCTGCCGGCCCTGGATCAGTTCGTGGCCGATGAATCCCTGCTTCTGCCGCAGCCGGAGGCGGCTTCCGGGGAAGATGAGGGACAGGCGGGCGAGGCAGAGGTGGCCTCCACCACTGCCGCCGCCGACGGTGAGCCGGTGCTACGTGAGAGCATCGAAAGCGCGGAGGATGCCGCGGGCGCGCGGGCGGGGGATACCATCGAGGCGGTGATCGAGGATCTGGGCGGCCGCGGTGCGGAGACGGCAGCCGCCGATGTCTGA
- a CDS encoding pseudouridine synthase, with translation MSERLQKVLAAAGLGSRREIEDWIRAGRVKVNGRIATLGQTVTARDRVFVDGKPVRLRLKERRLPRVLLYNKPEGEIVSKADPQGRPTVFRNLPRLRTAKWIAVGRLDLNSSGLLLFTTSGELANRLMHPRYQVEREYAVRVMGRLGAEQVQRLLAGVEIDGQPARLEHIEDRGGEGANHWYHVVIREGRKREVRRLFEAVGLMVSRLIRVRYGSLRLPPRLRRGQFLELDRAQVAALLQEVGLNPPRRESARPRARRAG, from the coding sequence ATGTCTGAACGTCTGCAGAAGGTCCTCGCCGCGGCGGGGCTGGGCTCGCGGCGGGAGATCGAGGATTGGATCCGCGCCGGCAGGGTGAAGGTCAACGGTCGCATTGCCACGCTGGGCCAGACCGTCACCGCCCGGGACCGTGTTTTCGTCGATGGCAAGCCGGTACGCCTGCGTCTTAAGGAGAGGCGGCTGCCGCGGGTGTTGCTCTACAACAAGCCGGAAGGGGAGATCGTCAGCAAGGCCGATCCCCAGGGCCGGCCCACCGTCTTCCGCAACCTGCCGCGGCTACGCACCGCCAAATGGATCGCCGTGGGCCGCCTCGATCTCAACAGCAGCGGGTTACTCCTTTTCACCACCTCAGGGGAGCTTGCCAACCGGCTCATGCATCCGCGCTACCAGGTGGAGCGGGAATACGCCGTGCGGGTGATGGGGCGTCTTGGCGCCGAACAGGTGCAGCGACTTTTGGCCGGCGTGGAGATCGACGGGCAGCCGGCCCGCCTGGAACACATCGAGGATCGTGGCGGGGAAGGGGCCAACCACTGGTACCACGTGGTGATTCGCGAAGGACGCAAACGGGAAGTGCGGCGCCTTTTCGAGGCGGTGGGGCTCATGGTCTCGCGCCTCATCCGCGTGCGTTACGGCAGCCTGCGGCTGCCGCCCCGTTTGCGGCGCGGGCAGTTTCTCGAACTTGACCGGGCGCAGGTGGCGGCCCTGTTGCAGGAGGTGGGGCTCAACCCGCCCCGCCGTGAGTCTGCCCGACCACGGGCGCGCCGCGCAGGCTGA
- a CDS encoding DUF302 domain-containing protein, with translation MRRLFVFLFLSTILVLPAAHAGSVRKASRPAAPALTLAQTVIRMPLAKGVSLEDAEQSMKLRANALNMKLVAELPLSRQVEAITGKPSRYATIFQFCDAMTARQMLDYSLDFAAYLPCRIALVEDEKGQGWVVMMDLNLLINAANLKPELKAKAIEVRDMLENIMRAAANGEL, from the coding sequence ATGCGCAGGCTTTTCGTTTTCCTTTTCCTCTCCACCATCCTCGTGCTTCCCGCCGCCCACGCGGGTTCGGTGCGCAAGGCTTCCCGCCCCGCCGCGCCCGCGCTCACCCTGGCGCAGACGGTGATCCGCATGCCCTTGGCGAAGGGCGTGTCCCTGGAAGATGCGGAGCAGTCCATGAAGCTGCGCGCCAATGCCCTCAACATGAAGCTGGTGGCGGAGCTGCCGCTCTCCAGGCAGGTGGAGGCGATCACCGGCAAGCCTTCGCGTTATGCCACCATCTTCCAGTTCTGCGATGCCATGACGGCCCGCCAGATGCTGGACTACAGCCTGGATTTCGCCGCCTATCTGCCCTGCCGCATCGCTTTGGTGGAGGACGAAAAAGGGCAGGGCTGGGTGGTGATGATGGACCTCAACCTGCTCATCAACGCCGCCAATCTGAAGCCGGAGCTCAAGGCCAAGGCCATCGAGGTGCGCGACATGCTGGAAAACATCATGCGCGCGGCCGCCAACGGCGAACTCTAA
- the prmB gene encoding 50S ribosomal protein L3 N(5)-glutamine methyltransferase, producing the protein MLARARKELFTVRDLLRFAVSRFNEAGLFFGHGTTNAHDEAAYLILHTLHLPLDRLEPYLDARLLPEEVEAVLRIIEQRVTTRKPAAYLTHEAWLGPYRFYVDERVIVPRSFIAELLQEGLAPWVDDAAAIETALDLCTGSGCLAILLAEAFPQAHVDAVDLSAEALEVAERNVADYHLQARVSLIRSDLFKALKGRRYDVIVSNPPYVDAQAMQSLPAEYRHEPRLALAGGEDGLDAVRRILDEAAGYLNPGGLLIVEVGHNRARLEAAFPHLPFTWLEAGGSDEFVFLLSREDLRPR; encoded by the coding sequence CTGCTCGCCCGCGCGCGCAAGGAACTTTTCACGGTGCGCGACCTGCTGCGCTTCGCGGTGAGCCGCTTCAACGAAGCCGGCCTCTTTTTCGGCCACGGCACCACCAATGCCCACGACGAGGCGGCTTATCTCATCCTGCACACCCTGCACCTGCCCCTCGACCGACTGGAGCCCTATCTGGACGCCCGCCTGCTGCCGGAGGAGGTGGAAGCGGTGCTGCGCATCATCGAGCAGCGGGTGACCACGCGCAAACCCGCGGCCTATCTCACCCACGAGGCCTGGCTGGGCCCCTACCGTTTCTATGTGGACGAACGGGTGATCGTCCCCCGCTCCTTCATCGCCGAGCTGTTGCAGGAGGGACTCGCGCCCTGGGTGGACGATGCGGCGGCCATCGAGACGGCCCTGGACCTGTGCACGGGATCGGGGTGTCTAGCCATTCTGCTGGCGGAGGCTTTTCCCCAGGCGCACGTGGATGCCGTGGATCTCTCCGCCGAAGCCCTGGAGGTTGCCGAACGCAACGTGGCGGACTATCACCTGCAAGCCCGGGTGAGTCTCATCCGCTCCGATCTTTTCAAGGCCCTCAAGGGCCGTCGCTACGACGTGATTGTGAGCAACCCGCCCTATGTGGACGCGCAGGCCATGCAGTCCCTGCCGGCGGAATACCGCCACGAGCCCCGGCTCGCCCTGGCGGGCGGGGAGGATGGCTTGGATGCGGTACGGCGCATCCTCGACGAGGCCGCCGGTTATCTGAATCCGGGTGGCCTGCTCATCGTCGAGGTGGGGCACAATCGCGCCCGCCTGGAAGCGGCATTCCCCCACCTGCCCTTCACCTGGCTGGAAGCGGGCGGCTCCGACGAATTCGTCTTCCTGCTCAGTCGCGAAGACCTTCGGCCACGCTGA
- the dapE gene encoding succinyl-diaminopimelate desuccinylase gives MSGDTRALAEALIARASVTPNDAGCQDLLAARLAPLGFHIERLPFGEVANLWARRGTGRPVVCFAGHTDVVPPGPREEWLSDPFLPTVRDGRLYGRGAADMKTSLAAFVTAIEGFVSAHPHHRGSIALLITSDEEGPAVDGTVRVVDTLAARGETLDYCVVGEPTAVERLGDTIKNGRRGSLSGRLLVHGIQGHVAYPHLAKNPIHLVAPALAELAATEWDRGNEYFPPTTFQISNIHGGTGATNVIPGSVEILFNFRFSPASTVDELKQRVKALLDRHRLDYILEWECSGQPFLTPRGELVAAVESAIREVTGLTPALSTSGGTSDGRFIARICPQVVEVGPPNASIHKVNESVAVADIEPLAAIYRGILERLLCR, from the coding sequence ATGAGCGGTGACACTCGGGCGCTGGCGGAGGCGCTCATTGCCAGAGCCTCGGTGACGCCGAACGATGCCGGCTGTCAGGACCTCCTCGCGGCGCGGCTTGCGCCCTTGGGTTTCCATATCGAGCGACTGCCTTTCGGTGAGGTGGCCAACCTCTGGGCGCGCCGGGGCACCGGACGCCCGGTGGTCTGCTTCGCCGGTCATACCGATGTCGTGCCACCGGGGCCGCGGGAGGAGTGGCTGTCCGATCCCTTCCTGCCCACGGTGCGCGATGGCCGGCTCTACGGCCGCGGCGCCGCTGACATGAAGACCTCGCTTGCCGCCTTCGTCACCGCCATCGAGGGATTCGTCAGCGCCCATCCCCATCATCGCGGTTCCATCGCGCTCCTCATCACCTCCGACGAGGAAGGGCCGGCGGTGGATGGCACCGTGCGGGTGGTGGACACCCTCGCCGCCAGGGGCGAGACGCTGGATTACTGTGTGGTGGGGGAACCCACCGCCGTCGAGCGTCTCGGAGATACCATCAAAAACGGCCGCCGCGGCTCCCTTTCCGGGCGGCTTTTGGTGCATGGCATCCAGGGTCACGTCGCCTATCCGCACCTGGCGAAGAATCCCATCCATCTCGTCGCGCCCGCCCTCGCTGAGCTCGCGGCCACCGAATGGGATCGCGGCAATGAATACTTCCCGCCCACCACTTTCCAGATTTCCAACATCCACGGCGGCACCGGCGCCACCAACGTCATCCCGGGCAGTGTGGAGATCCTCTTCAATTTCCGCTTCTCCCCGGCGAGCACAGTGGATGAACTCAAACAGCGGGTCAAGGCGCTCCTCGACCGTCACCGCCTCGACTACATCCTCGAGTGGGAATGTTCCGGCCAGCCCTTTCTCACCCCGCGGGGGGAACTGGTGGCGGCGGTGGAGTCGGCCATCCGGGAGGTCACCGGTCTCACCCCCGCCCTTTCCACCAGCGGCGGCACCTCGGATGGGCGGTTCATCGCCCGCATTTGCCCGCAGGTGGTGGAGGTGGGCCCGCCCAATGCCAGCATCCACAAGGTGAACGAATCGGTGGCGGTGGCGGACATCGAACCGCTGGCGGCGATCTACCGCGGTATTCTGGAGCGTCTGCTGTGTCGCTGA
- a CDS encoding ArsC family reductase: MKVYGIPNCDTVKKARAWLDAHGIAYEFHDWKKNGVDPQLLARWMDAVGWEQVVNRNGVTWRKLSEAEKARVRDKDSAIAFLLEKPSAIRRPAFEYEDKLVLGFDPDTYAQVFGK; encoded by the coding sequence ATGAAAGTCTATGGCATTCCCAACTGCGACACGGTGAAAAAAGCCCGCGCCTGGCTCGACGCCCATGGCATCGCCTACGAGTTCCACGACTGGAAAAAGAACGGCGTGGACCCGCAACTCCTCGCCCGCTGGATGGATGCCGTGGGATGGGAACAGGTGGTAAACCGCAACGGGGTGACCTGGCGCAAGCTTTCGGAGGCGGAAAAGGCGCGCGTCAGGGACAAGGATTCCGCCATCGCTTTTCTCCTGGAAAAGCCCAGTGCCATCCGCCGCCCCGCCTTCGAATACGAGGACAAGCTGGTGCTGGGCTTCGACCCCGACACCTACGCCCAGGTCTTTGGCAAATGA
- the dapD gene encoding 2,3,4,5-tetrahydropyridine-2,6-dicarboxylate N-succinyltransferase — translation MQELQAIIEEAYERRADITPRTVDAKTKEAVDTVIDHLDRGTLRVAEKIDGDWVTHQWIKKAVLLSFRMQDNFFIKGGFTNYFDKVPSKFADYNSRDFREGGFRVVPPATARRGAYIAKNVVLMPSYVNIGAYVDEGTMVDTWATVGSCAQIGKNVHLSGGVGIGGVLEPLQANPTIIGDNCFIGARSEIVEGVVVEDNCVISMGVYIGQSTKIYDRETGEIHYGRVPAGSVVVSGSLPSKDGKYSLYCAVIVKKVDEKTRSKVGINELLRGV, via the coding sequence ATGCAGGAACTGCAAGCCATCATCGAAGAAGCTTACGAGCGCCGCGCCGACATCACGCCGCGCACCGTGGACGCCAAGACCAAGGAAGCGGTGGACACGGTGATCGATCACCTCGACCGTGGCACCCTGCGCGTGGCGGAGAAAATCGATGGCGACTGGGTCACCCACCAGTGGATCAAGAAAGCTGTCCTGCTTTCCTTCCGCATGCAGGACAACTTCTTCATCAAGGGTGGCTTCACCAATTATTTCGACAAGGTGCCCTCCAAGTTCGCCGACTACAACTCCCGCGATTTCCGCGAGGGCGGCTTCCGCGTCGTGCCCCCCGCCACTGCGCGCCGGGGCGCCTACATCGCGAAAAACGTGGTGCTCATGCCCTCCTATGTCAACATCGGCGCCTATGTGGATGAAGGCACCATGGTGGACACCTGGGCCACCGTGGGCTCCTGCGCCCAGATCGGCAAGAATGTGCATCTATCCGGCGGTGTGGGCATTGGCGGCGTGCTGGAGCCCCTCCAGGCCAATCCCACCATCATCGGCGACAACTGCTTCATCGGCGCCCGTTCGGAGATCGTCGAAGGCGTGGTGGTGGAGGACAACTGCGTCATCTCCATGGGCGTGTACATCGGCCAGAGCACCAAGATTTACGATCGCGAGACCGGCGAAATCCACTACGGACGTGTGCCCGCCGGCTCCGTGGTGGTGTCCGGCAGCCTGCCCTCCAAGGATGGCAAATACAGCCTCTACTGCGCGGTGATCGTGAAAAAGGTGGATGAAAAGACGCGGTCCAAGGTGGGCATCAACGAACTTTTACGCGGCGTGTGA
- the dapC gene encoding succinyldiaminopimelate transaminase yields the protein MPQHDHGPGQGQCDHPVTGGGKALVEEQTGKKHGPQRGEIEEEQHPHHLAVDHAQHIGEIGPAGGEPDAGKEERAPPEFSHRPPGERQPEEGCTEEDDQDGQGAGESGGFQKTQGIPDKAPGRGAGDETRHRGQTSVWDHFRLRLIIRFFFFAIVNPDLAKLKPYPFQRLRQLLHGVTASPDFTPINLSIGEPKHPTPAFIRQAIVDHLDGLAGYPSTHGMDALRGAIARWLEKRYRLPHVNPENQVLPVLGSREALFAFAQVIVDRQTRPVVISPNPFYQIYEGAALLAGAQPYYLATTPENGFRMDFSQVPEHVLERTQLVYVCSPGNPTGRVLTLDEWQTLFTLSDRYGFVIAADECYSEIYFDEARPPLGALEAAHRLGRDDFINLVVFSSLSKRSNVPGMRSGFVAGDREILEKFLLYRTYHGCAMSPTVQHASTLAWQDEAHVAENRRLYRAKFAAFRNTIGDALPLTVPEAAFYYWVPTPIDDTEFTRALYREYNVTVLPGSFLARLQNGVNPGANFVRIALVAPEAECLEAARRIREFVKNL from the coding sequence ATGCCACAACATGATCATGGCCCCGGCCAGGGACAGTGCGATCACCCCGTAACCGGCGGCGGAAAGGCGCTCGTCGAGGAGCAGACGGGAAAGAAGCACGGTCCACAAAGGGGCGAGATAGAAGAGGAGCAGCACCCGCACCACCTCGCCGTGGATCACGCCCAACACATAGGCGAGATTGGCCCAGCCGGCGGCGAGCCCGATGCCGGCAAGGAGGAGCGTGCCCCGCCGGAATTCAGTCATCGCCCGCCAGGTGAAAGGCAGCCCGAGGAGGGTTGCACAGAGGAAGACGATCAGGATGGCCAGGGGGCCGGCGAGTCCGGCGGTTTCCAGAAGACGCAGGGGATACCAGACAAGGCCCCAGGCCGTGGCGCCGGCGATGAGACCCGCCACCGGGGACAGACGTCGGTTTGGGATCACTTCAGGCTCCGGCTTATAATTCGTTTTTTCTTCTTCGCCATCGTGAACCCCGATCTCGCCAAGCTCAAACCTTATCCCTTCCAGCGCCTGCGCCAGTTATTGCACGGGGTGACGGCGTCGCCGGATTTTACCCCGATCAATCTGTCCATCGGCGAACCCAAGCATCCCACACCGGCCTTCATCCGCCAGGCCATTGTGGACCATCTCGATGGGCTGGCCGGCTACCCCTCCACCCATGGCATGGATGCCCTGCGCGGTGCCATCGCCCGCTGGCTGGAAAAGCGCTATCGCCTGCCCCACGTCAATCCGGAAAACCAGGTGCTGCCGGTGTTGGGCAGCCGCGAGGCGCTGTTCGCCTTTGCCCAGGTGATCGTGGACCGCCAGACCAGGCCGGTGGTCATCTCCCCCAATCCCTTCTACCAGATTTACGAGGGGGCGGCGCTTTTGGCCGGGGCACAGCCCTACTATCTCGCCACCACGCCGGAGAACGGCTTCCGCATGGACTTTTCGCAGGTGCCGGAGCACGTGCTGGAGCGCACCCAGCTCGTCTATGTCTGCTCGCCGGGTAACCCCACCGGCCGGGTGCTGACCCTCGATGAGTGGCAGACTCTGTTCACCCTCTCCGACCGCTACGGTTTCGTCATTGCCGCCGACGAGTGCTATTCGGAAATCTATTTCGACGAAGCCCGGCCGCCCCTCGGTGCCCTGGAGGCCGCGCATCGCCTGGGCCGCGACGATTTCATCAATCTGGTGGTGTTCAGCAGTCTGTCCAAGCGCTCCAACGTGCCGGGCATGCGTTCCGGCTTTGTCGCCGGCGATCGGGAAATCCTGGAGAAATTCCTGCTCTACCGCACCTATCACGGCTGCGCCATGAGCCCCACCGTCCAGCACGCCAGCACCCTCGCCTGGCAGGATGAGGCCCACGTGGCGGAAAACCGGCGGCTCTACCGCGCCAAGTTCGCCGCTTTCCGCAACACGATCGGCGATGCCCTTCCCCTCACCGTGCCGGAAGCGGCGTTTTACTACTGGGTGCCGACCCCCATCGATGACACCGAATTCACCCGCGCGCTGTACCGCGAATATAATGTCACGGTGCTGCCGGGCAGTTTCCTCGCGCGCCTCCAGAACGGTGTCAACCCCGGCGCGAATTTCGTCCGCATCGCGCTGGTCGCCCCGGAGGCGGAGTGTCTGGAGGCGGCCCGGCGGATCAGGGAATTCGTGAAAAACCTCTGA
- a CDS encoding DMT family transporter yields MIMLWHAALGIPWPKNGAEWLGLSAGLAFACSNVLSRRAQVLSIKAKSLSVWLGVLVVAMAVLMVEPPDFGSALAALQVQWGWVGVLGIVLAAVTVAMQYGLTHTPANRAIVILLFELVVAAVAAWWLVDEVLTWREWLGGAMIVAASLLSGRMEHSR; encoded by the coding sequence ATGATCATGTTGTGGCATGCGGCCCTGGGCATTCCCTGGCCGAAGAATGGTGCGGAGTGGCTGGGGCTGTCGGCGGGGTTGGCCTTCGCCTGCTCCAACGTGCTGAGCCGCAGGGCGCAGGTGTTGAGCATAAAGGCCAAATCCTTGAGCGTCTGGCTCGGTGTGCTGGTGGTGGCGATGGCGGTGTTGATGGTGGAACCACCTGATTTCGGCAGCGCGCTCGCCGCCCTGCAGGTGCAATGGGGATGGGTGGGGGTGCTGGGGATTGTGCTGGCTGCTGTCACCGTGGCCATGCAGTATGGGCTCACCCATACCCCGGCCAACCGTGCCATCGTCATTCTGCTCTTCGAGCTGGTGGTGGCGGCCGTGGCGGCATGGTGGCTCGTGGATGAAGTGTTGACCTGGAGGGAGTGGCTGGGCGGGGCCATGATCGTGGCGGCAAGCCTGCTTTCCGGCCGCATGGAGCACAGCCGATGA
- a CDS encoding VOC family protein, with amino-acid sequence MKPYAILHASFLVQDLARARAFYEGVLGFVPNPERPDLGYEGVWYDVGEQQIHLLALESPDPREGRPAHGGHDRHVAFAVEDMAALEAALAAAGVPYTRSRSGRAALFLRDPDGNALEFIEIRKRG; translated from the coding sequence ATGAAACCTTATGCCATTCTGCATGCGTCCTTTCTTGTCCAGGATCTCGCTCGCGCGCGGGCCTTCTACGAGGGCGTGCTGGGGTTTGTGCCCAATCCTGAGCGGCCTGATCTCGGCTATGAAGGGGTGTGGTATGACGTGGGCGAACAGCAGATCCATCTCCTCGCCCTGGAAAGTCCCGATCCCCGCGAGGGCCGCCCCGCCCATGGTGGCCACGACCGGCATGTGGCCTTCGCCGTGGAGGACATGGCGGCCCTGGAAGCGGCGCTTGCGGCGGCCGGCGTGCCCTACACCCGCAGCCGTTCCGGCCGCGCAGCGCTTTTCCTGCGCGACCCGGACGGCAACGCCCTGGAATTCATCGAAATCAGAAAACGAGGCTGA
- a CDS encoding PilZ domain-containing protein, which yields MEASGVTLELALPLRWTPRESFPPQEVAEWMRGNVALLKALAAFECPTRETEPEAGMDPVLARLEAKIDLALTLLGELARRHQPLPEPVAVTLTSATVSWTGKAPAPQTTGVLTLYLSPPLPWPLQLPVEILPAGEDRVHARLLYLDEETQTWLDRTLFRHHRRRLAARSR from the coding sequence ATGGAAGCTTCCGGGGTCACGCTGGAACTTGCGCTGCCCTTGCGCTGGACGCCCCGGGAAAGCTTCCCGCCGCAGGAAGTGGCGGAATGGATGCGGGGCAACGTGGCGCTGCTCAAGGCCCTGGCCGCCTTCGAATGCCCCACCCGCGAGACGGAACCGGAAGCGGGGATGGACCCTGTCCTGGCGCGCCTGGAAGCCAAGATCGACCTCGCCCTCACCCTGCTGGGGGAACTGGCCCGCCGGCACCAGCCCCTGCCCGAGCCCGTCGCCGTCACCCTCACCAGCGCCACCGTGAGCTGGACGGGCAAGGCGCCCGCCCCGCAGACTACCGGCGTGCTCACCCTTTATCTTTCGCCCCCGCTTCCCTGGCCGCTGCAACTGCCGGTGGAGATTCTTCCCGCAGGCGAGGATCGCGTGCACGCGCGGCTCCTTTACCTGGACGAGGAAACCCAGACCTGGCTCGACCGCACCCTCTTCCGCCATCATCGGCGACGGCTTGCCGCCCGCAGCCGCTGA